The genomic region GGGTTAGGATCTAAGTGTTCTGGTGCCGGATATTCCCCCTGATTTGAATTAAAAAAATGTTGCAATTTATAGAGTAAGTGAAACTGATTAATTTCTGACTGAGGTAAATCGTTTACATACAAGCATACAAATGGGATTAGGCGATCGGGTACAAAAATATCATCCCACCAAATCTCGCGGCTAACCGTTTGTAATAAGGCCATGACCACAGCTTTAAAAACACTGCGATCGCCATTGCCATTCCCCAATTTCTCGGGAAAATAATCTTCATCTCCTTTATCTGTCCTCTTATAGGCTTTGACCTCCGTCCCTTGTCTAGGAACTAAAAAACGAAAGAAGTGCAAAAAATCAAGCCAATCGAGCAGAATATTGCCGATCGGTTGCACTTGTACCCTTAAAAACCCTACACCTCCATTAAATAAAATCATTGATACGCCATCAACACCGCTCCCCTTTTTATTCCTTTTTTTATTGCCTTTTTGACCCCAATAAAAATCAATTATTTTCTTTTTTAAATAAAGTTTCCATTGAGCATCTAATCCGAAATGAGAGCGGATCCGATTATCGTTAGACAGTTTCCAGGATGTAGCTGTTGCTTTTTCTGTGGTTAAAGGATTCAGATAATTCTTTACGTGAAATAGTAAATCATCTTTGGGCAATGAAGTGGCGTCCCAGATTTTTATATTTTGATTTTTGGATTGAATTGTTGCACGGTCAACTGTTTCATTAAATTGAGTAAACCGATCTGCATCAAAAGTAAAAGGATAAACAAAATAAATAAATGATGAACGATGGTTGACCGTTACTTGTTCAAGTTGCATTGGATTGTTTCCTTATCTTTGCATCGTTTGAAACTTTTCCGAACCTATAAATATCCTACGATCGCCGATCTTTCAAACGGGCATATGTTCTATTTCTAAAATAAAAGACTGATACAATTTTTTAGGGTAGCAACAATACAAACAATCATTCAATTGAGGAGTGGCTTCAGAGCGGAAATTATAGGTCTCATTAACCCTAGTAACAACAGCTAAATATTCAATTGTGTATCAAAATTGTTTGTAATTATATAATTGACGATCGCCTCCTTTATCTAATTTTCGTAAAAATTAAATAAACTTCATGTTGTGCAATGATTTTAAGTAAGAGTAAGTTGTTAAACATTTAAAGTGCGTGAGTCAAGGAACACGATACGCCGGAGGCGTCGCGAGTGCGAACGCGTAGCGTCTCTGGAGGAGAATCTTTGCTCAAAGCACCATTAAATAAATAAGCTTTTCGGTGGTACACTCGTCCCGCCCACCTCTTTACTCCTATAGTCATCCTCAATGTTGTTGTAAAATTCATCGGTTGTCGGGAGATGGCATTGCCGTGTCCCTATGGGGATTTGGCGACTTGAGAAGGTCGATCTCAGATTCAACGGATTGAGGACGGCTATAGAGTGATAGAAGAGGGATAGGATGGCTAAAATCTAAAATCCAATCTAAAATCTAAAATCTAAAATGCAAAATCTAAAATCCACGCATCTAAAATCCGATGTTTAAATCACTCAGGGGAAAGAAGTTCGATCGCGCCTGGATTGTACTCGCCTGTAACTTATCGATCGCCTTGATGACGCCTGCAGCGATCGCCCAAAGTTTAGAAAGTCTGTTTCAAGAAGGAAGTGCGGCATTTAATACGCGGGATTATACCAGGTCGGAACAAATTTGGCGGGCGGTACTCGAACGCGATCGCGACAATGCGGCGGCTTACGATTGGTTGGGGTTGTCCCTTTACTATCAAGATCGCGTCGAGGAAGCGATCGCGGCATACCGACAGGCGATCGCCCTCGACCCGCAGCAGTCGAGTGCTTATAATAATCTCGGCAATGCCTTGAACGATCGCGGTCAGTTCGAGGAGGCGATCGCCGCCTATCGCCAGGGCTTAGACATTAATCCCAATCAGGGACAAACCCATTACAATCTCGCGGTGGTTTTGAGTGCTACCGGACGCATACCCGAGGCGATCGCCTCCTATCGACGGGCGATCCAACTCAATCCGACCGACGGCGAAGCCTATTTAAAATTAGCTGGGTTGTTGCGACGCAGCGATCGCCCGGACGAGGCGATCGTCGCTTACCGTCAGGCGTTGCAGGTCAATCCGAATCAAGCCCGGGCGTACAACGAGTTAGGGATTGTTTTAGTCCGACAGGGCAATCTAGAAGAGGCGATCGCCGCTTACGAACGGGCCTTGCAAATCGAACCGAATTGGGCCGCAGTCCACAACAATCTTGCAGTGGCCTTGCAACGTCAAGACCGCCCGGACGAGGCGATCGCGGCCTACCGACGGGCGCTCGAACTCGACCCCAATTTAGCGACGGCGTATAACGGGTTGGGCGTCATTTACCGCCAGCAAGGGCAATTTGACGAGTCAATCGCTCACTTCGAGCGGGCGATCGCCTTGCCGGATAGGGCGGCGATTCCGGCAAATTCGCGGGTATTAGCGTACAACGGCTTGGGCTTAACCTTGCAAGCACAAGGTAAAATAGCCGAGGCGATCGCCCAGTTCGAACGGGCTGTGGAACTCGATCCGAGTTATACGCCCGCCCAATATAATCTCAAACAAATCCGAGGACAGTAAAACGGCGATCGAACTTTTAAAATCCCCCTTAAAAAAGCAGATTGAGGGGGATTCTCCCTCCTCTTTAATAATCGATTAAAACAATTTTCTGCACTAAAGACTTATTCTTTTCTTGCTTATCTTTGAGTAAAGCTTGAATAAACAACTTCCAAGCATTGAGAGAGAATAAAGCCGGAAGGGCAATTTTTACCGCTTCGGCAACTTTACCATGCTTGAGCGCCAACCAACTCCAGCGCAACTTAAAATAATCGCGCACCTGCTTAATTTCGCTTAAATCGACATTTTGCTTATTTTTAATTAACGTTTCGATGCGATCGATTACAACTACATTATTTTCCGCGTTGCGATCGCCCGACGCTTGAATTTCCGAACGATTGCCCGTCTGGGAAAGGTTCTGAGTTTTTCCAAAGAGTTTGCGATTGACCATCGAAACCAAAGCAGGGAATCCCAATTTCACCCCGGCGATCGGATTTCCTTTTTTAAACGCCATTTTGCTAGCTTTCAGGCGTAACTGTTCCCGAATCAGTTCCGGATTGCTGCCGCCGAAAGTGGGCGGGTTAACGGGAGACGCCGAGGAGGAGATTTGGACGGATTTTAAAGTTTTTTCAGTAATTAAATTCAACGAAGAAAAATTATTAAATTTCCGCGACAGAATTGTTTCGAGCAGTAATTTCCATCCCCGATACCTAAAAATACTGGGGAAAGCCAACTTAAGCGCGGTCGGCAACTGTTTGCTTTTGAGGGCGACAAACAGCCAGTGAAGTTTTAAATACGCGGTAATATTTTGGAAAGCGGGAACGCGATCGCGGTGTTTTTCACTAATGCGATCGCAGATCTTTTGTTTCATTAAAATATTCGTTTCCAGGCGTTTTTGAATCGTAATTTTTTTATTGTACGCCTCACCCCAGACCGTGCGAAACGCCAAACATTGATTGATAAAAATCGCATCGCCATGCTCGGCGATTCTAATCCAAGAATCGATATCGTCGCAGTTGGTATCCAAACTCGAATCCCATCCCCCGGTTTCGAGAAAGGCATCGCGCCGAAAAGCCACTTGCGCGGGAGTTCCGAACGGCACTAATTCGAGCAGCATTCCATAGTGGATATCCTCTTGAGGGATATAAAACGCGCGACCGGGACCGACTTCGCGGGTTCGGCTCAATTCGCACTCGTTCTCGTCCACTTGACTCGCCTGACACGAACAAATCGCCGCCGCCGGATGCAGGGCGATCGCCCGAGTCATTTCTTCGATACAGTTAAACGCGAGATAATCGTCGTCGTCGAGCAGTTTCACCCAGTCGCCGCTTGCAACTTCCACCCCCTTGTTCACCGTCAGTGCGTGTCCGCTATTTTCCTTGTTACGACAGTACACCAGGCGCTTGTCCCCCGCCGCCCGTAAGGCTTCGCTCAAACTGCGGACGTACTGTTCGGTTCCGTCGGTGGAGGCGTCATCGACGACCACCACTTCACAACTGAGCGTTTGTGCGAGGGCCGAATCGATCGCCCGTTTGAGTAGGGGAAGCCGATTGTAAGTTGCGATCGCGATCGTAAATTTCATAATCACCTCTACCCGATAACCTTATCCCACCCGAGATCGGCACAGTCGATGCGAATCGTCGGTCGTAACGACCGAGATCGCCCTTCTGGCAACCGTTTTAACCTTTGGAAGAAACCCACCAGGGAGGGAGGGTATGACCCATCCCTAAACGGATCCTAGCCCATGGTTCGAGGTTTAAAGAAAAATCGATCGCGGCGAACCTCAGACGAAGCATTCCGGGGTGAAACTACCGTGCAGACCGTAGGGAATATGGTGCTTCAAGTGCAAGCGGGCGATCGGACCCGAGGCGATCGCACGAGCGTCTAAAATCACTAAATCCGACCCGTGACGCGCCGCATCGTACACCAGCAACAACACCCAGCCGTCATCCTCGCCGTCGCCTCCCGGACGGGGAACGAACAACGGTTCGCCGCCAAAACCACGGGGCGCCGCACTCCACACCTGGCGATCGCCCGTTTCCGCATCCCATTTCATCACCGCCTGCAACGGTGCATTTCCCGTCTCGCGATCGGCCACGCCGAGATATAAATAACGATAGGGACGCCCGACTCGCGCCGGATGCAACACCGGAAACTCGCAACAACGGCGACTCAACACCTGATGACCCACCGTTTCGCGCCCCTCGTCAATCTCGAAACGCCACAACTGACCTTCCGGGAGGGCGTCGAAATCGACCTCGCGAAAATCCCCGTCCTCCTGGATCGAAGGGAATGACTCGTAACAGACCGAATCGATGTAAATTTTGCCGTTTTCTTCCCAAGCATTGGCGTGGTGGAACACGAAACACGGCTCAGTTTCCACGATCTGCACCTGAGAGGAACCGTCGCGCGGAATTACAATGACTTTCGTCGGCGCTTTCGGGTTAAAACGGATGCACTGCCCCGCCCCTTTGAGTCCTAGGAAATAGGGCAGGGGATGGAAACTCACCGGATTTTGGAAAAAGATGCAATAATTCGGCGTAATCGCCATGTCGTGGAGAAAGGCAAATCCCGGCACCGAGTGTTCGTGATGGCGCCGCAAATTCCCCGCCGGATCGAACTCGTAAATGGCGATCGTCGTTTTCGGCCCCGGTTTGACCGCAAAATTGACCAAACAGGGCGCCCCCTCATCGATCGCGCACGCCGGATCGATACGCGGATGCGCCGCAAACGCTTTCCCAGATTCGAGCAACCCGTCGAGGTCGTCGAGTCCGACGGTTTCTAAACTCTCGGGATCGAGGCGATGGGGTTGCGCCGCTTCCCACAACGCCAGCAACTTTTCACCCCAATAAATGACGTGGGTATTGGCAATATTTTTAACGCGCAAATCTAGGAAAT from Oxynema aestuarii AP17 harbors:
- a CDS encoding carotenoid oxygenase family protein, producing the protein MQLQDKSQSPNVDPLDSKSYSREDWKQGYQSQPEEFSYWIDEIDGEIPPDLCGTFFRNGPGLLDIHEQPIHHPFDGDGMICKIGFKDGRAHFQNRFVRTKGYVEEREAGKILYRGVFGTQKPGGWLANFLDLRVKNIANTHVIYWGEKLLALWEAAQPHRLDPESLETVGLDDLDGLLESGKAFAAHPRIDPACAIDEGAPCLVNFAVKPGPKTTIAIYEFDPAGNLRRHHEHSVPGFAFLHDMAITPNYCIFFQNPVSFHPLPYFLGLKGAGQCIRFNPKAPTKVIVIPRDGSSQVQIVETEPCFVFHHANAWEENGKIYIDSVCYESFPSIQEDGDFREVDFDALPEGQLWRFEIDEGRETVGHQVLSRRCCEFPVLHPARVGRPYRYLYLGVADRETGNAPLQAVMKWDAETGDRQVWSAAPRGFGGEPLFVPRPGGDGEDDGWVLLLVYDAARHGSDLVILDARAIASGPIARLHLKHHIPYGLHGSFTPECFV
- a CDS encoding tetratricopeptide repeat protein encodes the protein MFKSLRGKKFDRAWIVLACNLSIALMTPAAIAQSLESLFQEGSAAFNTRDYTRSEQIWRAVLERDRDNAAAYDWLGLSLYYQDRVEEAIAAYRQAIALDPQQSSAYNNLGNALNDRGQFEEAIAAYRQGLDINPNQGQTHYNLAVVLSATGRIPEAIASYRRAIQLNPTDGEAYLKLAGLLRRSDRPDEAIVAYRQALQVNPNQARAYNELGIVLVRQGNLEEAIAAYERALQIEPNWAAVHNNLAVALQRQDRPDEAIAAYRRALELDPNLATAYNGLGVIYRQQGQFDESIAHFERAIALPDRAAIPANSRVLAYNGLGLTLQAQGKIAEAIAQFERAVELDPSYTPAQYNLKQIRGQ
- a CDS encoding glycosyltransferase family 2 protein; translation: MKFTIAIATYNRLPLLKRAIDSALAQTLSCEVVVVDDASTDGTEQYVRSLSEALRAAGDKRLVYCRNKENSGHALTVNKGVEVASGDWVKLLDDDDYLAFNCIEEMTRAIALHPAAAICSCQASQVDENECELSRTREVGPGRAFYIPQEDIHYGMLLELVPFGTPAQVAFRRDAFLETGGWDSSLDTNCDDIDSWIRIAEHGDAIFINQCLAFRTVWGEAYNKKITIQKRLETNILMKQKICDRISEKHRDRVPAFQNITAYLKLHWLFVALKSKQLPTALKLAFPSIFRYRGWKLLLETILSRKFNNFSSLNLITEKTLKSVQISSSASPVNPPTFGGSNPELIREQLRLKASKMAFKKGNPIAGVKLGFPALVSMVNRKLFGKTQNLSQTGNRSEIQASGDRNAENNVVVIDRIETLIKNKQNVDLSEIKQVRDYFKLRWSWLALKHGKVAEAVKIALPALFSLNAWKLFIQALLKDKQEKNKSLVQKIVLIDY